CAACGCCAGCCGGGCCAGGCCGGTCTTGCCCTTGTAGAGCCGACCGTCTGGCGAGCGAGTGCCTTCGGGGTACATGCCCAGCAGCTTGCCCTGACCCAGCAGCACCACTGCCGTTTCCAGTGCGCCCTGCGCGGAGTCGGCATTGGTGCGGTCGATGGGCACCTGGCCGGAGACGCTGTAGAACCAGCGGTTGAACCAGCCTTTCAGCCCGGTGCCGGTGAAGTACTCCGACTTCGCGAGGAACCAGATCCGGCGGCGCACCACCAACGGAAGGTAGAAGCTATCCGCCACCGCGAGATGATTGCTGGCGAGGATGGCCGGCCCCGAACTCGGGATATATTCCAGCCCTTCAACTTTCGGGCGAGCCAGCAGCGTAAAGAGCGGGCCCATGAAGATGTACTTGAACAGGTAGTACCACATGGCCCTCCCTCTCGCCCCACACCGGCCGGTGTCTGCGCCAACTGTACCCATCCGCAATGGCTCCGACCACCTGTGGGGGCGGCGGCTCACTCCTCGATGGTAACCGGGATGGCCTGGTAGCGGGATCGCACGCCAGTATCGCCGTCGGTGCTCCCGTTGCCTGACTCGGTGGTCTGGCCGCCGCCGGGCGGACCTTCGGGCGGCGGTTTCGCCGTCCGGTCGATGTCGGAGACGATGGCGCGGATCACCTCCAGCAGCGCGACACTGTGATCCGCGATGACCGTTAACAACGGGTGCTGCTCGCC
The nucleotide sequence above comes from Mycobacterium decipiens. Encoded proteins:
- a CDS encoding lysophospholipid acyltransferase family protein, translating into MWYYLFKYIFMGPLFTLLARPKVEGLEYIPSSGPAILASNHLAVADSFYLPLVVRRRIWFLAKSEYFTGTGLKGWFNRWFYSVSGQVPIDRTNADSAQGALETAVVLLGQGKLLGMYPEGTRSPDGRLYKGKTGLARLALHTGVPVIPVAMIGTNVVNPPGKKMLRFGRVTVRFGKPMDFSRFEGLAGNHFIERAVTDEVIYELMGLSGQEYVDIYAASIKYGGNAADAAANPGSKDAARIPETAAG